In Amphiura filiformis chromosome 1, Afil_fr2py, whole genome shotgun sequence, the following are encoded in one genomic region:
- the LOC140164702 gene encoding uncharacterized protein — translation MVRDIAFVRPSTKKKKALASSPSTPASKLPRTAMTSPNQQRNSDAFSSPSTPTRKLPHTSMTSPNQQRNSDAFSSPPTTPSRKAKLKSIPPPTKAELDECYASLDRCEQKPAILRVLDDYAKNFIPVSRDSRFPRALGYLYNPDTLELGYLDLLTECERVYSTVQVTDEQIELVEKSSRDQANCHLWFHQRTGRVTASIFKAACCTNPAMPAQSLVKRFVIQKHIAFLLQQLGWYGCEHEDKARKAFIEKFTQDSGTKTSPVEKQVYTSAQNIHS, via the exons ATGGTTAGAGATATCGCTTTTGTTCGGCCAAGCACAAAGAAGAAGAAGGCATTAGCATCATCTCCATCCACCCCAGCAAGCAAGCTCCCACGTACCGCCATGACCTCTCCAAATCAGCAGAGGAATAGCGACGCCTTTTCATCTCCATCCACCCCAACTAGGAAGCTCCCACATACCTCCATGACCTCTCCAAATCAGCAGAGGAATAGCGACGCCTTTTCATCTCCTCCAACTACCCCATCGCGCAAGGCTAAACTTAAATCCATTCCCCCGCCAACTAAAGCTGAACTGGACGAGTGTTATGCGTCACTGGACAGATGCGAGCAGAAGCCTGCTATTCTACGGGTCTTGGATGACTATGCAAAGAACTTTATTCCTGTAAGCCGTGACTCAAGGTTTCCCCGAGCCCTCGGATACCTGTACAACCCAGATACGCTGGAACTTGGCTACTTAGATCTACTGACAGAGTGTGAAAGGGTGTATTCGACTGTGCAG GTAACAGATGAACAGATCGAGTTGGTGGAGAAAAGCTCCAGGGACCAGGCAAATTGTCATCTATGGTTTCATCAGAGAACTGGACGTGTAACAGCTTCCATCTTTAAGGCAGCATGTTGTACCAACCCAGCCATGCCGGCGCAGAGCCTTGTAAAGCGATTTGTTATCCAGAAGCACATCGCTTTTCTTCTGCAGCAACTAGGTtg GTACGGTTGTGAACATGAAGATAAAGCAAGAAAAGCTTTCATCGAGAAGTTTACTCAAGACAGCGGCACTAAAACTTCACCTGTAGAGAAGCAGGTTTACACCTCAGCGCAGAACATCCATTCATAG
- the LOC140158873 gene encoding nose resistant to fluoxetine protein 6-like has protein sequence MDTMDCNEAITHLLQNDTTTSMQALDAFGKVPAGVLAGNFQWLGDYDQCTSLQDLQYCSINYGINQPQSNQSLQLMYGVCVPDVCSEDQIVQYVDNLTQSIPELQFLSLKTPMFADSPVICQHFPQRTYDAGFICFTVFCLILAILMLSGAALDVFQKYKKRKMIKDSKLRLPSHQSYGSTGETNNVTMVTDSSLEEHKPLMDHEVQNIKSSPAEIAGSKPGLFQEVLLCFAFNRNLSKLLDTTVGQSQSIGCLHGIRVISLTWVALGHTFIFNFMPGTENPSALLDMIPNFFFQAVCNAYSAVDTFFFMSGFLLSYVTFTRMAKSNGKISWLLFYFHRIWRITPLYAFVILFMIYHHPYFGDGPKWYLSLYTDSQCERYWWRNLLYINNFFPAADMCMQWSWYLACDMQFFIISPLILLTLFRSETAGILVASVMFFASLVVTGSLVGKNHFITNSYGTLFGLQPSPGGSSSMNNYFELVYIQPYSRITPYLIGMIMGYVIYRQANEHLRVRLSSIVVSVGWALAFAVGISVVYGTYTSYGDVPFQSVWSNAVNVLYGTFSRLGWSLALSWVVFACYYGYGGWINDFLCWSFWIPLSRLTYSAYLVHGLVIQTYYQAYPTSYHMSVMSSCYIFCGSLMLSYAAAALFSVAVEYPFAGLENLMLGKKRQRTKDENKPHDQRNDETVVS, from the exons ATGGACACCATGGATTGCAACGAAGCTATTACTCATCTTCTTCAGAATGATACGACAACGTCTATGCAAG CACTAGATGCATTTGGTAAAGTGCCAGCTGGTGTTTTGGCTGGAAACTTCCAATGGTTGGGCGACTATGACCAATGTACGTCTCTTCAAGATTTGCAATACTGCTCCATCAACTACGGTATAAATCAGCCTCAAAGTAACCAATCG TTGCAGCTCATGTATGGCGTGTGCGTTCCTGACGTGTGTTCAGAGGATCAAATCGTACAATATGTAGACAATCTTACCCAGT CAATACCCGAGTTACAATTTCTTAGCTTAAAGACACCTATGTTTGCCGATTCGCCGGTGATTTGTCAGCATTTTCCACAACGAACTTATGATGCCGGATTTATATGTTTTAC TGTTTTCTGCCTGATTTTAGCCATTCTGATGTTGTCAGGTGCAGCTCTTGACGTCTTCCAGAAGTACAAGAAAAGAAAGATGATCAAAGACAGTAAATTACGGTTACCATCCCACCAATCGTATGGCAGTACAGGAGAAACCAAtaacgtaaccatggtaactgattCTTCACTTGAAGAACATAAACCTTTAATGGATCATGAAGTCCAAAATATCAAAAGTAGCCCTGCCGAAATAGCGGGTTCTAAACCAG GATTATTTCAAGAAGTTCTTCTGTGTTTTGCTTTCAATCGAAACTTATCCAAACTTCTGGATACCACCGTTGGTCAGTCTCAATCCATTGGATGTCTGCATGGTATACGTGTTATCAGCTTAACATGGGTAGCTCTTGGACATACGTTTATATTCAATTTTATGCCTGGAACTG AAAACCCATCAGCACTATTAGACATGATACCCAATTTCTTCTTTCAAGCCGTTTGCAATGCATACTCAGCAGTGGACACATTTTTCTTTATGAG CGGGTTTCTACTGTCTTATGTCACATTTACCCGGATGGCGAAATCCAACGGGAAAATTTCATGGCTGCTTTTCTACTTTCATCGAATATGGAG AATAACTCCATTGTACGCATTTGTTATCCTCTTCATGATCTACCATCATCCATACTTCGGAGATGGTCCAAAGTGGTACCTATCGCTATACACAGATTCACAATGCGAAAGGTATTGGTGGCGAAATCTTCTCTACATTAACAACTTCTTTCCAGCTGCGGATATG TGCATGCAGTGGTCATGGTATTTAGCATGTGATATGCAATTTTTCATCATATCTCCATTGATTCTTCTTACCTTATTCAG GTCTGAAACCGCTGGCATACTCGTTGCGTCCGTTATGTTCTTCGCTAGCTTGGTAGTGACAGGTTCTCTAGTGGGCAAGAATCACTTCATAACAAATTCATATGGGACACTCTTTGGACTTCAACCTTC GCCCGGTGGGAGTTCTTCCATGAATAATTATTTCGAGCTGGTGTACATTCAACCCTACTCTCGAATTACTCCTTACTTAATAGGAATGATCATGGGTTACGTCATTTATAGGCAAGCAAACGAACATCTACGCGTACGCCTTTCTTCG attgttgtgtcagttgggtgGGCTTTAGCCTTTGCAGTAGGTATAAGCGTCGTATATGGGACATACACCAGCTATGGGGATGTGCCATTCCAAAGTGTATGGAGCAACGCAGTAAATGTCCTGTATGGGACTTTCAGCAGATTGGGATGGTCACTGGCTTTGTCGTGGGTCGTATTCGCTTGCTATTACGGCTATGGAG GTTGGATTAATGACTTTCTGTGTTGGTCATTCTGGATACCATTGAGTAGGTTGACTTACTCAGCGTATCTCGTACATGGTCTGGTTATACAAACATATTACCAAGCATATCCAACATCATATCATATGTCGGTGATGTCATCA TGTTATATCTTTTGCGGCTCTTTGATGCTTTCTTACGCAGCGGCAGCTTTATTCTCCGTAGCCGTCGAATATCCATTTGCAGGACTGGAAAACCTGATGTTAGGAAAGAAAAGACAACGTACAAAAGATGAAAATAAACCACATGATCAGAGGAATGACGAAACAGTGGTATCATAG